In a genomic window of Methanosarcina horonobensis HB-1 = JCM 15518:
- the cobN gene encoding cobaltochelatase subunit CobN yields the protein MKIVSVTWNSYIPTLLRAAEELGIELEAYYSKILEERPEEAESVLSACEHADAIFLYHIANPFWEDFYKRLEPLKTRIPVICVGSNPSSFTLSSVKLEIAATCFSYMIYGGEENFGSMLRYLLKEVFGAEIEAKPPKKIPWDGIYHPGAGEMFSNLQEYLNWYGPLKDKTVGMLISRTSWVNNELEIEKTLIKQFENSGLSVIPVFAYSLKDEELGSRSMEEVMESYFIKDGRPVIDCLVKLSPFFIASSKAKERDTSCAAKGIEILKKLDVPVFQPVISHYMTVEQWQESNGLSTEIGWSVALPEFEGGIEPIIIGAGKVEGDYMSRFPIQDRCSKLASRVLKWIELRKKPVNRRKVAFILHNRPCTGVEGSVGDAANLDSLESMARILNRMHKAGYDVNPPLNGKDLIETILSRKAISEFRWTPINEIVKNGGALAFVEKEEYEKFFNTLSPGVRQRIIDSWGNPPGEEVNGIPAAMVYENRIVVTGVQYENAVVCVQPKRGCAGARCDGKVCKILHDPDVPPTHQYLATYRYLENTFGADVLVHVGTHGNLEFLPGKGVGLSEDCYPDIGIGTIPHLYIYNSDNPPEGTIAKRRSLACLIDHMQTVMTAGGLYENLAELDRLLGEYEQVKHDKGRTHALKHLILDEIKKSNLDSEIKADHETPFDEIIKKAHEALGMIRNSQIHHGMHIFGQLPEGEKKVEFINSILRYDDRESVGNRVSIRRLIAELLGLDLDELLSDQSRISENGKSNGQRLEEIDSLSKDFIRTFINNQEKEPPSIIREIFTGQNFTEQNVTGQGINPVISQEAAAICKRIIDLESRIDASLEIEALLHGFEGGYIPAGPSGLIMRGREDVLPTGRNFYSLDPRRVPTKAAWRVGQQLSGVLINKHLRDENRYPENVGFYWMANDVMWADGEGMAQMMSLLGVEPVWLSNGHLKGFSIIPLKELGRPRIDVTVRVSGILRDNFPNCLEVIDEAIQAVASLDEPEEMNYPKKHSLRMIGEGANSRESTLRIFSSKPGTYSAGVQLAVYASAWKDEKDLADIFLYWNGYAYGKDVKGKVAHTQLASSLKTVDATFNKVVSDEYDLLGCCCYFGVHGGLTAAAKQASGKDVRVYFGDTREPQHVEVRDMADELRRVVRTRLLNPKWIEGMKQHGYKGAQDISKRVGRVYGWEASTQEVDDWIFDDITKTFVLDEEMRRFFEENNPYALEEMARRLLEAQSRGLWDPDPELLEELKNSYLEIESWIEELAGEGEFQGGAVDIVSFEDVPDWDKKMQEIRKILK from the coding sequence ATGAAAATTGTTTCAGTAACCTGGAATTCCTACATTCCCACCCTTCTCAGGGCAGCAGAGGAGCTTGGAATTGAGCTTGAGGCTTACTACTCAAAAATCCTGGAAGAAAGACCCGAAGAAGCTGAAAGCGTGCTCTCCGCGTGCGAGCATGCTGATGCTATTTTTCTCTACCATATAGCCAATCCTTTCTGGGAAGATTTTTATAAAAGGCTTGAACCTCTAAAAACAAGGATACCTGTAATCTGTGTAGGGAGCAACCCCTCAAGTTTCACTCTTTCTTCGGTAAAACTCGAGATCGCAGCCACCTGTTTTTCATACATGATCTATGGAGGGGAAGAAAACTTTGGCAGCATGCTCAGATACCTCTTAAAAGAGGTATTCGGGGCTGAAATAGAAGCAAAACCTCCGAAAAAAATACCCTGGGACGGGATCTATCACCCGGGTGCAGGAGAAATGTTCTCAAACCTTCAGGAGTACCTTAACTGGTACGGACCTCTGAAGGATAAAACCGTAGGGATGCTCATCTCAAGGACTTCCTGGGTAAACAATGAACTTGAGATTGAGAAAACTCTCATAAAACAATTTGAAAACTCAGGACTTTCTGTTATTCCTGTTTTTGCGTACTCTCTGAAAGATGAAGAGCTGGGAAGCAGGAGCATGGAGGAGGTCATGGAATCTTATTTTATAAAAGACGGCAGACCAGTTATAGACTGCCTTGTGAAACTCTCTCCTTTCTTTATTGCCAGCAGCAAGGCGAAAGAAAGAGATACTTCATGCGCAGCAAAGGGCATAGAAATATTGAAAAAACTTGATGTTCCTGTGTTCCAGCCCGTAATTTCACACTACATGACCGTTGAGCAGTGGCAGGAATCTAACGGGTTAAGCACTGAGATCGGCTGGAGTGTGGCTTTGCCCGAGTTTGAGGGCGGGATCGAGCCTATAATAATAGGTGCGGGCAAAGTGGAAGGAGACTACATGAGTCGTTTTCCTATCCAGGACCGCTGCTCAAAACTTGCATCAAGAGTTTTGAAATGGATAGAACTCAGGAAAAAACCGGTTAACCGGAGAAAAGTTGCATTTATCCTTCATAACAGGCCCTGTACAGGGGTTGAAGGTTCGGTAGGTGATGCTGCAAACCTTGATTCCCTTGAAAGTATGGCCAGAATCCTGAACCGAATGCATAAGGCAGGCTATGATGTCAATCCGCCCCTGAACGGAAAAGATCTTATTGAGACCATCCTTAGCAGAAAAGCAATTTCCGAATTCAGATGGACTCCCATAAACGAGATAGTAAAGAACGGGGGAGCTCTCGCTTTTGTGGAAAAAGAAGAATATGAGAAGTTTTTCAACACCCTGAGTCCGGGTGTAAGGCAGAGGATAATTGATAGCTGGGGTAACCCTCCCGGAGAAGAAGTCAATGGCATCCCTGCTGCAATGGTTTACGAAAACAGGATAGTTGTCACAGGGGTTCAGTATGAAAATGCTGTGGTCTGCGTACAGCCAAAGCGCGGATGTGCAGGTGCCAGGTGTGACGGAAAGGTCTGCAAGATCCTTCACGACCCTGATGTCCCTCCAACTCACCAGTACCTTGCGACCTACAGGTACCTTGAGAACACCTTTGGAGCCGACGTGCTCGTGCATGTAGGGACACACGGCAACCTTGAGTTCCTGCCCGGAAAAGGAGTGGGGCTTTCGGAGGACTGTTATCCTGACATAGGAATTGGAACGATTCCTCACCTTTATATTTACAATTCCGATAACCCTCCCGAAGGCACGATTGCCAAACGCCGGAGCCTTGCCTGCCTGATCGACCATATGCAGACAGTTATGACCGCAGGGGGGCTTTATGAAAATCTTGCAGAACTTGACAGGCTGCTCGGAGAATACGAGCAGGTAAAACACGATAAAGGCAGGACGCATGCTTTAAAGCACCTGATCCTTGATGAGATTAAAAAATCGAATCTTGACTCCGAGATTAAAGCCGACCACGAAACTCCTTTTGATGAAATTATAAAAAAAGCGCATGAAGCCCTTGGAATGATAAGGAACAGCCAGATCCATCACGGAATGCACATCTTCGGACAGCTTCCTGAAGGCGAGAAAAAAGTTGAGTTCATAAACTCCATTTTAAGGTATGATGACCGGGAAAGTGTGGGAAACAGGGTTTCCATCCGAAGGCTGATCGCAGAGCTTCTGGGGCTTGATCTTGACGAACTGCTCTCTGACCAGAGCCGTATTTCAGAGAATGGGAAATCTAACGGGCAGAGGCTTGAAGAAATTGATTCTCTTTCAAAAGACTTTATCAGGACATTCATAAATAATCAGGAAAAAGAGCCGCCCTCGATAATCAGAGAAATCTTTACAGGGCAGAACTTTACAGAACAAAATGTTACAGGACAGGGCATAAATCCTGTCATTTCTCAGGAAGCTGCTGCAATCTGTAAAAGAATTATCGACCTTGAGTCAAGAATTGATGCCTCTCTTGAGATTGAAGCTCTTTTGCATGGCTTTGAAGGAGGATACATCCCTGCCGGCCCTTCCGGGCTTATAATGCGCGGAAGAGAGGACGTACTGCCTACAGGCAGGAACTTTTATTCGCTTGACCCGAGGAGGGTTCCGACAAAAGCTGCATGGAGAGTTGGACAGCAACTTTCGGGGGTTTTGATTAACAAGCACCTTAGAGACGAGAACCGCTACCCTGAAAATGTTGGCTTTTACTGGATGGCAAATGATGTTATGTGGGCTGACGGAGAAGGCATGGCACAGATGATGAGCCTGCTCGGGGTCGAACCGGTCTGGCTCAGCAACGGGCATCTTAAAGGGTTCTCAATTATTCCGCTTAAAGAGTTGGGTAGGCCCAGAATTGATGTTACGGTCAGGGTTTCAGGAATCCTCAGGGACAATTTCCCTAACTGTCTGGAGGTTATAGACGAGGCTATCCAGGCTGTAGCCTCTCTTGACGAACCTGAGGAGATGAACTACCCGAAAAAGCACAGCCTTCGGATGATTGGAGAAGGAGCGAATTCGAGAGAATCTACTTTAAGGATTTTCTCAAGCAAACCCGGTACTTATTCGGCAGGAGTACAGCTTGCAGTTTATGCAAGTGCCTGGAAGGACGAAAAGGACCTGGCAGATATATTCCTTTACTGGAACGGTTATGCGTACGGAAAAGATGTAAAAGGCAAGGTAGCTCATACCCAGCTTGCTTCAAGCCTTAAAACAGTTGATGCTACTTTTAACAAAGTGGTCAGTGATGAGTACGACCTTCTGGGCTGCTGCTGTTACTTTGGGGTCCACGGAGGGCTTACCGCTGCTGCAAAGCAGGCTTCCGGAAAAGATGTAAGGGTTTATTTCGGAGACACAAGGGAACCCCAGCACGTTGAAGTCCGGGACATGGCTGACGAATTGCGCAGGGTAGTAAGGACCAGGCTCTTAAACCCGAAGTGGATCGAAGGTATGAAACAGCATGGGTATAAAGGTGCACAGGACATTTCGAAGAGAGTCGGAAGAGTCTACGGCTGGGAAGCTTCTACGCAGGAAGTGGACGACTGGATCTTTGATGATATAACAAAGACATTCGTGCTCGATGAAGAAATGCGCAGGTTCTTTGAAGAAAACAACCCCTATGCCCTTGAAGAGATGGCACGCCGGCTCCTTGAAGCGCAGTCAAGAGGCCTCTGGGACCCGGACCCTGAACTTCTGGAAGAACTGAAAAACTCCTACCTTGAAATAGAGAGCTGGATTGAGGAGCTGGCAGGAGAAGGAGAGTTTCAGGGAGGGGCTGTGGACATCGTGAGCTTTGAAGATGTCCCTGACTGGGATAAGAAGATGCAGGAAATCCGAAAAATCCTCAAGTGA
- a CDS encoding ABC transporter ATP-binding protein, producing the protein MRQSKGGTVIEIKDLWYTYPGRSEPTLKGVNLKIEEGEFVLLTGPTGCGKSTLLKTLNGIIPHESGGIFSGKIKIAGIETGDSNQTEISRRVGLVFQNPDDQIFSTTVEDEVAFGPENLCFERPEIDKKVEEALKMVGMSGHRFDSTNSLSGGQKQRICIASMLAMMPEVLAMDEPVSQMDPAGTREILNTVRELNRKLKITILLVEHRLHELMPFADRVVIMDSGKIIFDQPASKAFDQLDVFHRLGLRVPEPIELCHTLGIKASPFSAEETFAVLNTENFKENTKSYRKFPGTEEKVNSSGCSIENSEPLISIRNLWSGYDKNKMVLRGINLEIRRGERVAVMGTNGSGKSTLLLNLAAMFKPYKGSVKIFGEDVRSKNPYSFAGRIGFVFQNPDLMLFCDSAEEEASFGPVQLKFEDIEKRVRISLEAMSIFHLRQDLPQSLSRGQRLRTAVASVLSIDPELILLDEPTTGQDRVNIEQMMDYFKNKGSTLVFCTHDIEIAMLYATRILVMNEGQIIADGKGRDVIKNIDILRKASLTQPPVVEIANYLGVDAYSITELVETLAHRSPEVIKC; encoded by the coding sequence ATGAGGCAGAGTAAAGGCGGTACTGTGATAGAAATCAAAGACCTGTGGTACACCTATCCAGGGAGATCGGAACCGACCTTAAAAGGGGTCAACCTGAAAATAGAAGAGGGAGAATTTGTTCTCCTGACCGGACCTACGGGCTGCGGGAAGAGCACCTTACTGAAAACACTGAACGGCATAATTCCCCATGAGTCCGGAGGGATATTTTCAGGCAAAATAAAGATAGCAGGGATAGAGACCGGAGATTCAAACCAGACGGAGATTTCAAGGAGAGTCGGCCTTGTTTTTCAGAATCCTGATGACCAGATCTTTTCTACGACCGTTGAAGACGAGGTAGCCTTTGGGCCTGAAAACCTCTGTTTTGAGAGGCCAGAGATTGATAAAAAGGTAGAAGAAGCCCTCAAAATGGTAGGGATGTCCGGACACAGATTTGATTCCACAAATTCACTTTCAGGGGGACAGAAACAGAGAATCTGCATTGCAAGTATGCTTGCGATGATGCCCGAAGTCCTTGCCATGGACGAACCCGTAAGCCAGATGGATCCCGCAGGCACCAGGGAGATCCTGAACACTGTTAGAGAACTTAACAGGAAGCTGAAGATAACCATTCTGCTGGTTGAGCACAGGCTACATGAGCTTATGCCCTTTGCAGATAGGGTAGTCATAATGGACAGCGGAAAGATAATCTTTGACCAGCCCGCCTCAAAAGCTTTTGACCAGCTTGACGTCTTTCACAGGCTGGGTCTTCGGGTTCCCGAACCCATTGAACTCTGCCATACCCTGGGAATAAAGGCGAGTCCCTTCAGTGCAGAGGAAACATTTGCCGTGCTGAATACCGAAAACTTTAAAGAAAATACGAAAAGTTATCGAAAGTTTCCTGGCACGGAAGAAAAAGTCAATTCCTCAGGCTGCTCTATAGAAAATTCCGAACCTTTGATTTCGATCCGGAATTTATGGTCCGGCTATGATAAAAATAAGATGGTGCTTAGAGGCATAAATCTGGAAATCCGCAGGGGTGAAAGAGTTGCAGTTATGGGCACAAACGGGTCAGGCAAATCAACCCTGCTTCTGAACCTTGCAGCCATGTTTAAACCATACAAAGGAAGTGTGAAAATCTTTGGAGAGGACGTCAGGTCAAAAAACCCATACTCTTTTGCTGGCAGGATTGGGTTCGTATTCCAGAACCCTGACCTTATGCTTTTCTGCGATTCAGCTGAGGAGGAGGCAAGTTTTGGGCCTGTTCAGTTAAAATTTGAGGATATAGAAAAAAGAGTAAGAATTTCTCTTGAAGCCATGTCAATTTTCCATCTCAGGCAGGATCTTCCCCAGTCACTGAGCAGAGGGCAGAGATTAAGGACAGCTGTCGCTTCGGTACTCTCCATAGACCCTGAACTTATACTCCTTGATGAACCCACAACAGGACAGGATAGGGTGAATATAGAACAGATGATGGATTATTTTAAAAACAAAGGTTCAACGCTCGTATTCTGTACTCATGATATCGAAATTGCAATGCTCTATGCAACACGAATTCTTGTGATGAACGAAGGCCAGATTATAGCGGATGGAAAGGGAAGAGATGTGATAAAGAATATAGATATCCTCAGGAAAGCATCCCTCACCCAGCCTCCAGTTGTTGAAATTGCCAACTACCTTGGAGTTGATGCCTATTCGATTACGGAACTTGTAGAGACGCTGGCTCATAGAAGTCCTGAAGTAATAAAATGTTAA
- a CDS encoding energy-coupling factor transporter transmembrane component T family protein — MIGARSIAEPTIKDTIIHRIDPRAKILILISTAFIAVTLDNPETMFLLFLIVLSGFALARMPAIKLKTLAILLILLIWGTIYSQALFYSQLPRTVIFTIISPDFPVLGWLTNGGLFVYEEGLRHGAIQGLRSASILSLGLLMCWTTDSRDILNGLVGLRVPYSVAFMVVTAVRFLPIIITEVATVITVQRLRGFNPKRFGSGIIKTSLNILTPTLSNCVRRTGTLAVSIQSRAFRANTERTYLKKLKFSEFDKAVVTICVFAAISIVIIKLLYNLYTSGIYYTSGLRPVYAIARGYL, encoded by the coding sequence ATGATAGGTGCCAGATCAATTGCAGAACCAACAATTAAAGACACGATCATTCACAGGATAGATCCCAGAGCAAAGATCCTGATCCTGATCTCGACTGCTTTTATAGCAGTTACCCTGGACAATCCTGAGACTATGTTTTTATTATTTCTGATCGTACTCTCCGGGTTTGCACTCGCAAGGATGCCTGCAATAAAGCTCAAAACCCTTGCTATTTTGCTCATACTTTTGATCTGGGGAACTATCTATTCTCAGGCTCTTTTTTACTCCCAGCTACCGAGGACCGTAATTTTTACCATAATCAGTCCTGATTTTCCGGTCCTTGGCTGGCTGACAAACGGAGGGTTATTCGTATATGAAGAAGGGCTCCGGCACGGTGCTATTCAGGGCTTGAGGTCGGCTTCGATTCTTTCCCTGGGACTTTTGATGTGCTGGACCACGGATTCAAGGGATATATTAAACGGCCTTGTAGGGCTCAGGGTCCCTTATAGCGTGGCTTTTATGGTGGTCACAGCAGTCAGGTTCCTTCCGATAATAATTACCGAAGTAGCTACTGTGATAACAGTCCAGAGGCTCAGGGGGTTTAACCCGAAAAGGTTTGGGTCAGGGATCATCAAAACCTCACTTAATATACTGACTCCGACCCTTTCAAATTGTGTAAGAAGGACCGGCACCCTTGCGGTTTCCATCCAGAGCCGGGCTTTTCGGGCAAATACTGAAAGGACATACCTAAAAAAACTGAAGTTTTCGGAATTTGATAAGGCAGTGGTTACGATCTGTGTTTTTGCTGCCATAAGTATTGTGATCATAAAGCTTCTTTACAACCTGTATACAAGTGGAATTTATTATACTTCAGGTTTAAGACCTGTTTATGCAATCGCCAGGGGATACCTGTGA
- a CDS encoding ABC transporter ATP-binding protein: MIEIKKLSRSFGNLRAVDNLDLDVGNEIFGLLGPNGAGKSTTVMMLTTLLRPNSGTAKVCGYDIVKDSKKVRSKISYVPQDMAVDRKLTGRENVLLYAKLYGIPNRDSKVDEVIEMMGLSDREGDLVAKYSGGMRRRLELAQALVHEPEVLFLDEPTLGLDVSGRKKIWEHIRMLKAEGMTIFMTTHYLEEAEKYCNRVAIIDKGRIAAVGSPENLVSSIGENASLNDVFLEKVKTPEEQAGFNSTQFRNLLRRR, encoded by the coding sequence GTGATAGAAATCAAAAAATTATCCAGATCTTTCGGGAACCTGCGTGCTGTTGACAACCTGGACCTTGATGTGGGAAACGAGATCTTTGGGCTTCTTGGTCCCAACGGGGCAGGCAAAAGTACAACTGTAATGATGCTTACGACCCTGCTAAGACCGAACAGCGGCACCGCAAAAGTCTGCGGATACGATATAGTAAAGGACTCAAAAAAGGTAAGGTCAAAGATAAGTTATGTCCCGCAGGACATGGCAGTGGACCGGAAGCTGACAGGCAGGGAAAATGTGCTGCTTTATGCAAAACTCTACGGGATCCCGAACAGAGATTCAAAGGTGGATGAAGTGATCGAGATGATGGGGCTTTCGGACCGTGAAGGCGATCTTGTAGCAAAGTACTCGGGAGGAATGAGAAGGCGCCTTGAACTTGCTCAGGCACTTGTACATGAGCCTGAGGTCCTTTTCCTTGACGAACCTACCCTTGGCCTGGATGTTAGCGGCAGAAAGAAGATCTGGGAACATATCAGGATGCTGAAAGCCGAAGGAATGACTATCTTCATGACCACCCATTACCTTGAAGAGGCAGAAAAGTACTGCAACAGAGTTGCCATTATTGATAAAGGCAGAATAGCAGCTGTCGGCTCTCCTGAAAACCTTGTAAGCTCAATCGGAGAAAATGCTTCCCTCAATGATGTTTTCCTTGAGAAAGTCAAAACCCCTGAAGAGCAGGCAGGGTTTAATTCAACTCAGTTTAGAAACCTTCTGAGGCGGAGATAA
- a CDS encoding ABC transporter permease, producing the protein MRAVFYYFERDLVKWLRGRVTVISSLVMPAAWLVFVGLALPTKFTDNYLEFITPGILVMTTLFSSLQGGSLMIFDKILGFLNKFLAMPSPRESMLYGKILFISVRGLLQATVILLIATLLGVRVLNPINIILIYFTLFLFSVFFSALSTMIGLYLSDHDSYSAVNSMISMPLFFTSSALMPYDVMPSWLRILARLNPVSYAIDSARMLFEGGIPVNGIIGLAIGAGIMVLLGTYQFRKAVV; encoded by the coding sequence ATGAGAGCAGTATTCTATTATTTTGAAAGGGACCTTGTAAAATGGCTCAGAGGTAGAGTAACCGTTATCTCTTCGCTTGTAATGCCTGCAGCCTGGCTGGTATTTGTCGGGCTTGCCCTGCCCACAAAGTTTACAGATAATTATCTTGAGTTTATCACTCCAGGCATCCTTGTCATGACAACTCTCTTTTCCTCCTTGCAGGGCGGATCTCTTATGATTTTCGATAAAATACTGGGCTTTTTGAATAAGTTCCTCGCCATGCCCTCCCCGCGAGAAAGCATGCTGTACGGAAAAATCCTCTTTATCAGCGTAAGGGGCCTGCTGCAGGCAACCGTGATCCTCCTGATAGCCACGCTCCTTGGAGTAAGGGTATTGAACCCGATAAACATAATTCTGATATATTTTACATTGTTCCTGTTTTCAGTATTTTTCTCTGCCCTCTCAACTATGATAGGACTATACTTGAGTGACCACGATAGTTATTCGGCTGTAAACAGCATGATCAGCATGCCTCTGTTTTTCACGAGCAGTGCTCTTATGCCCTATGATGTTATGCCTTCCTGGTTGAGGATACTTGCAAGGCTCAACCCGGTCAGTTACGCAATAGACAGTGCAAGAATGCTGTTCGAAGGGGGGATACCTGTTAATGGGATCATCGGCCTCGCCATAGGAGCCGGAATTATGGTACTTCTCGGGACATATCAGTTCCGAAAGGCGGTTGTGTGA
- a CDS encoding COG1361 family protein: protein MKKLLALMLLVSVIFISGCASTIKTSSPVSPEDLAVSIEPLVIKEFNEQDISVNVLNNNSTRAIDSVSVSSFDPFTIVGPSSQVNIPAESKAALSFRVMAPSFDKVENPLMLTLSYASGIDEEEKPIIRTKVVPVQTVILPDAKLQFVGFAEGMDKLRASPPVSTWEAKKGENVTVKFSVKNHGQTTIAGESMYVVVDMENKLIGNNSTVNITEAMAKGGTSYTRGTELPIMKDAPNGETNVYVNLMKGDYLLDSQTLVLKVKL from the coding sequence ATGAAGAAGTTGCTGGCTTTGATGCTACTCGTTTCAGTGATTTTTATATCTGGCTGTGCATCGACGATAAAGACAAGCTCACCAGTCAGTCCGGAAGATCTGGCCGTGAGCATAGAACCCCTAGTAATCAAGGAGTTTAATGAGCAGGATATTTCCGTAAATGTCTTGAATAACAACAGCACCCGGGCAATTGACTCGGTGTCTGTAAGTTCTTTTGATCCATTTACAATTGTGGGGCCAAGTTCACAGGTTAACATTCCTGCAGAAAGTAAGGCTGCTTTAAGTTTCAGGGTTATGGCTCCTTCGTTTGATAAGGTTGAAAATCCTTTGATGCTAACACTGTCATATGCTTCGGGTATCGATGAAGAAGAAAAACCCATAATCAGGACGAAGGTCGTGCCTGTACAGACAGTTATCCTGCCTGATGCAAAACTTCAGTTTGTCGGCTTTGCCGAAGGCATGGACAAGCTGCGTGCATCTCCCCCTGTTTCTACCTGGGAAGCTAAGAAAGGTGAGAATGTCACAGTGAAATTCTCTGTAAAGAATCATGGACAAACAACTATAGCCGGAGAGTCCATGTATGTGGTAGTAGATATGGAAAACAAGCTGATTGGGAACAACTCTACTGTTAATATCACCGAAGCGATGGCAAAAGGAGGAACTTCCTATACAAGAGGTACAGAGCTCCCTATTATGAAAGATGCTCCCAATGGAGAAACTAATGTGTATGTAAATCTGATGAAGGGAGATTACCTACTTGACTCGCAGACACTTGTACTTAAAGTAAAGCTATAA
- a CDS encoding DUF7490 domain-containing protein, which yields MLVLILSSGCFGSSEDIFREYDEVFIQNIDVMSTPQGESTLLTVTPYIRNDQDTDSSMLSVKVKIIEEETHLIAAEKDVDMGYIKAQSLAYNTVPLRVVNPGNYEVEVQLFQEGKLLGSMSSFVIVKVNSSVNQPADILLTDMNLVITQFTDRDAKAVVDISPGIYNQGGDSKALTMVVTAKTDAYTSYTESDELGIVKGPSQLRGHVRFVLPRRAEYTISVTVEENGREIITSEVTEPIKMDKIERNVTKNYPLVEEGTPVESPIEEKASSSKDSTPGFKGLVTCVVLLLAAGIIINRGLESKKEGNEELHGWKRR from the coding sequence TTGCTGGTTTTAATCCTCTCTTCCGGTTGTTTTGGAAGTTCAGAAGACATTTTCAGGGAATACGATGAGGTTTTCATTCAAAATATAGATGTAATGTCCACTCCTCAAGGAGAGAGCACCCTTCTGACAGTCACCCCTTATATCCGCAATGACCAGGACACTGACAGTTCTATGCTTTCTGTCAAAGTCAAAATTATTGAGGAGGAGACCCACCTGATAGCGGCAGAAAAAGATGTGGATATGGGTTATATCAAAGCTCAATCTCTTGCTTACAATACCGTGCCGTTGAGAGTTGTAAACCCCGGTAATTATGAAGTGGAGGTCCAACTTTTTCAGGAAGGCAAGCTTCTTGGTTCAATGAGCTCATTTGTTATCGTAAAGGTTAATTCGTCCGTTAATCAGCCGGCTGACATCCTGCTTACTGATATGAATCTTGTAATTACCCAGTTCACGGATAGAGATGCTAAAGCTGTGGTGGATATTTCTCCCGGAATTTATAATCAGGGGGGAGATTCCAAAGCTCTGACCATGGTAGTTACCGCAAAAACAGATGCGTACACCTCATATACCGAAAGCGATGAACTCGGGATTGTCAAAGGTCCAAGCCAGCTTAGAGGGCATGTGCGCTTTGTGCTCCCAAGAAGGGCAGAATATACAATTTCGGTTACTGTGGAAGAAAATGGTCGGGAAATTATCACTTCCGAAGTCACCGAGCCAATAAAAATGGACAAGATAGAGCGGAATGTTACCAAAAATTATCCACTTGTGGAAGAAGGCACACCTGTTGAATCTCCCATAGAAGAAAAAGCTTCCAGTTCCAAAGATTCAACTCCCGGTTTTAAGGGTCTGGTCACGTGTGTGGTTCTTTTGCTAGCTGCAGGTATTATAATAAACAGGGGCCTTGAAAGTAAAAAGGAAGGGAACGAGGAATTGCATGGTTGGAAAAGAAGATAA
- a CDS encoding phosphate signaling complex PhoU family protein has protein sequence MTKDKRKVQFTGNSTYIVSLPIKWVRDIGLEAGDTLTLTPMPNKTLLVSSSAVSKEHSVLKATIDYLHSDSAENNLRILISHYLVGYDVIRLTTKKGFSAYDRKFIKDSVRQKLIGLELVEESRNELVFQCLLNYNDLPLGRVIKNMYGLVLSMLEDSMTSLRDHNVEIAEDVIQRDDDVDRFYLLAVRQLKASIEDIELSEKIGIRHPRECLGYRLITKSIERVGDHAVRIARNVLKMESGISNDDPIFKMADLSRKVFESSIDSMQEEDLQAINKIVVEAKKVSQFGVSLESRDIEGAGSIELSMVLESLRRVAEYSADIAEVSINMNIKQV, from the coding sequence ATTACCAAGGATAAAAGAAAAGTCCAGTTTACAGGAAATTCTACTTATATCGTGTCTCTCCCCATAAAATGGGTCAGGGATATAGGGCTTGAGGCCGGGGACACACTTACTCTTACACCCATGCCTAACAAAACGCTGCTTGTTTCCTCCAGTGCGGTTTCGAAAGAGCATTCTGTCCTGAAGGCAACTATAGATTATCTTCATTCCGACAGTGCGGAAAACAACTTAAGGATCCTTATTTCTCATTACCTTGTAGGTTATGACGTAATCAGGCTTACGACAAAAAAAGGTTTCAGCGCCTATGATCGAAAGTTTATAAAAGATTCTGTGCGCCAGAAACTCATAGGTCTTGAGCTTGTGGAGGAATCCAGGAATGAGCTTGTTTTCCAGTGTCTCCTGAATTACAATGACCTGCCTCTTGGCCGTGTGATTAAAAATATGTACGGACTCGTTCTCTCAATGCTTGAAGATTCCATGACTTCCCTTCGGGATCATAACGTGGAAATCGCCGAAGATGTCATTCAGAGAGACGACGACGTTGACCGCTTCTATCTTTTAGCTGTCCGTCAGCTTAAAGCCTCAATCGAGGACATCGAACTCTCGGAAAAAATAGGAATCAGGCATCCGCGGGAATGTCTTGGATACAGGCTCATTACCAAGAGCATCGAGCGCGTAGGAGACCATGCAGTAAGGATCGCCAGGAATGTCCTCAAAATGGAGTCAGGAATCAGCAATGATGACCCGATTTTCAAGATGGCTGATCTCTCCAGGAAAGTATTTGAGAGCTCCATAGATTCCATGCAGGAAGAGGACCTTCAGGCTATAAACAAAATCGTTGTCGAAGCCAAAAAAGTTTCTCAGTTTGGCGTTTCCCTTGAGTCAAGGGATATTGAAGGTGCAGGCAGTATCGAACTCAGCATGGTTCTTGAGAGCCTGCGGAGAGTAGCCGAATACAGCGCTGATATTGCAGAAGTTTCCATTAATATGAATATAAAACAGGTCTGA